Genomic DNA from Alkalihalobacterium alkalinitrilicum:
ATCAGTCTTTGCCATGTTACCTAGACTATTAGAGCGTTCTGGTACGAGTGCAAACGGTTCAATAACTGCTTTTTATACCGTGCTTGTGGATGGTGACGATTTAAATGAACCCATTTCGGATGCTGTTCGTGGAATATTGGACGGGCATTTTGTCTTAGACCGAAAATTAGCTAACAAGGGACAATTTCCAGCTATTAATGTCTTAAAAAGCGTTAGTCGTGTAATGCATGATATTGTATCACAAAATCATCTCGTTGCTGCTGAACGGTTAAGGACTCTGTTATCTACTTACTATGAATCAGAAGATTTGATTAATATTGGTGCATATAAAAGAGGTTCATCAAGAGAAGTAGATTTAGCGATCCAAGCATATCCAAACATTATTTCTTTTTTGAAACAGGGAATTAAAGAAGACAGTAATTTAGTAAAGGCAGTGACCATGCTACAAGAACAGATTGGGAAAGGTGAATAGTGTTATGTCGTTCCGCTACACTCTCCAAAAAGTACTTGATATAAAAGACAGAGAAAAAAAAACGTCAGAAAATGAATATAACAAGGCAACAAAACAATTTGAAGAGATGGCAACGAGACTTTATGATCTATTAAAGAAAAAAGAAGACTTAGAATCTAGTTGTCAACAACAAATGAATCAAGGAATTCCGATTCATCAATTACAACAACATCAAACCCTTTTGATGCGTTTAAATGTCGATATTGATAGGCAACAACAGTCAACGAACTTAGCGCGTAATATCATGTATCAAAAGCAAGAAGATTTTGTTGAAGCTTCAATTGAATTAAAAAAGTATGAAAAGATGAAAGAAATTAGGTATGAAGAGTATATCGAAGAACAAAAAAGGATGGACAATATGCGGATGGATGAAATTTCTTTACAGCTATATGTAAACCGCTAAAAACAAGGTGAAGCTAATGAGTAATGAAAAAGAGTATAGTAAAATCCAATGGTTCTTCTTTGTTATTTTAATCCCAACTATTTTTGCGATTATTTTATTTGCTGTAATTTTAATCTTTCTCGGGGTTGACTTGAAAGAAAAGGCAAAAGAAGTTGGTGGAAACCTTCCTTTTATTGGTGAACATTTCGATGAAGAAGTAGAAGAACAAGAACACGAAGATGTAAACATCGATGAGTTATACGAACAAATTGCCGCTCAACAAGCACAAATTGACCAGTTAGAACAGCAACTTACCCAGAAAGATGAAGAGTTACTCCAAGTTCAACAGGAAGCAAGTTCATTAGAAGCACAAGTTGAATTACAAGAAGAAGCTGTTGTTGAAGTTAGGCAGGATCTAAAGGAAATTGCCAAAACATATGAGGCAATGTCAACGAAAAACGCTGCTAACATATTGTCTGAACTTCCAACATCAGAAGCGCTCCTTCATATCTCTCAAATCTCAACACAACCTAGAGCTGGGATCCTTGCTAAAATGGAACCAGAAAAAGCAGCAGAAATTATGTCGTTGTTAGCCAATCAGTAAAGAATGATCTACTTGAAAGGAGGTGAAAACATGAACGTAGCAGGAGTTATTAATTCAGCTCAGCGAAATGCGGGCAGTGGACCATCTGGAGAGAAGAGAATGACAAAGGGTAACTCAACTTTTGCTAAGCTTCTCGGAAATGTTACTTCTGAACGAGGGAAGAAAGAAGCAACTAATACCTCAATTGCAAATAAACAAAATGAAGTACTTAGCAATAAAGATCAGTTACAAGATGTGTTACAAAGAATAGCAGGGGAAATCCCATTTCAAGAAGGGTTTCTTACTAAAGAGAAGCTTTACGATAAAGATGTACAAGAATTCCTCCAATTATTACCCCAAGATTTGCAGCTAGAAATTGAGGATTTCTTTCAAGGTGCTTTCCCAATCGAATCTCTCATACAAACAGCTGATATGATGAACCAGCCTGCGAATATGCTTGCTTATTTCATTGCGTTAAGTAGGTCAATGTCAGAGTATGTAGCACCATCGAATCAAGATATTACCCATTTCCTAAAACATATAGAGCAACTACTAAATACAGTGGAAAGATTGAGCGTCATTGAAATTAAAGACCCAAAAGACATAATGCGCCAATTCATTCAAGCTCTTCAAAAAGAAGTGCAAGGACCAAACCAAAGCCAATTTCTCCAGTCTTTAATGCAAAGATCAGGGATAGGAGAAAGCAGGTCGGATGGATCACAAGGAATCACGTTAAATGCGGATGGCCAAAATATGTCTCGTGTTCAACAAATGGTTATACATATTGGTGAACAACCGACAAAAGAGGCTGAACAAAGGCAATTTGTGCGTCAATTTCAAGAGTTACTTGGAAGAGGAGTTTTGAAAAATTTAAACAACGGTTCGCAAATATCGATTAAATTCTTCCCAGAACATTTAGGAAGACTGGATATTCGCTTGTCGCAAATTAACGGTGTCATTACTGCGCGAATTCTTGCAAGTTCAAGTACTGCTCGTGAACTAATCGAATCTCAAATTCAACAATTAAGGCATGCTTTTGCGCAACAACAATTAAGTGTAGAACGCATTGAAGTAGCACAGCAACATCAACAAACTGCTAGTAATTTAAATAAAGATGGCAAAGGAAGACAAGCAGACCGTGATGAACGTGAAGAGCAAGAAGATGATAACGAAGCCAACAATGAAACATTCTCGCAAGTACTTGAAGAAATAACGATAAATGAGAAAGTTTAGGTGTTGAATATGTACAATAATACAATTGATCAAAGTCTTTTTTATCATAACCGTCCTCGTGAAATAAAGAACACAGGAGAAGGTGCATTAGGAAAAGACGATTTCTTAAAAATATTAATTACTCAGTTACAAAATCAAGATCCGACTAATCCAATGGATGATCGTGAGTTTATCTCACAAATGGCGCAATTTTCATCATTAGAACAAATGACGAACATGAACAAATTGCTAGAGAGTTTTATCGAATCACAAACGGAGAATAAGCTTGTTCAAAATAGTCATCTAATTGGTAAAGAAATTCAATGGCAACCTGAAAATGCCATGTCCGATAGAGACTTAGTAACTAATGTTGTAAAAGCAATACGTCAACGTGATGGTAATGTATCTGTTCAATTAGATAATGGAAACTGGATCTTAGTTGACCAAGTAAAGCAAATTAGTGCTGGTAAAAAAGACTAAGTGAATA
This window encodes:
- the fliJ gene encoding flagellar export protein FliJ, with amino-acid sequence MSFRYTLQKVLDIKDREKKTSENEYNKATKQFEEMATRLYDLLKKKEDLESSCQQQMNQGIPIHQLQQHQTLLMRLNVDIDRQQQSTNLARNIMYQKQEDFVEASIELKKYEKMKEIRYEEYIEEQKRMDNMRMDEISLQLYVNR
- a CDS encoding MotE family protein codes for the protein MSNEKEYSKIQWFFFVILIPTIFAIILFAVILIFLGVDLKEKAKEVGGNLPFIGEHFDEEVEEQEHEDVNIDELYEQIAAQQAQIDQLEQQLTQKDEELLQVQQEASSLEAQVELQEEAVVEVRQDLKEIAKTYEAMSTKNAANILSELPTSEALLHISQISTQPRAGILAKMEPEKAAEIMSLLANQ
- a CDS encoding flagellar hook-length control protein FliK; the encoded protein is MNVAGVINSAQRNAGSGPSGEKRMTKGNSTFAKLLGNVTSERGKKEATNTSIANKQNEVLSNKDQLQDVLQRIAGEIPFQEGFLTKEKLYDKDVQEFLQLLPQDLQLEIEDFFQGAFPIESLIQTADMMNQPANMLAYFIALSRSMSEYVAPSNQDITHFLKHIEQLLNTVERLSVIEIKDPKDIMRQFIQALQKEVQGPNQSQFLQSLMQRSGIGESRSDGSQGITLNADGQNMSRVQQMVIHIGEQPTKEAEQRQFVRQFQELLGRGVLKNLNNGSQISIKFFPEHLGRLDIRLSQINGVITARILASSSTARELIESQIQQLRHAFAQQQLSVERIEVAQQHQQTASNLNKDGKGRQADRDEREEQEDDNEANNETFSQVLEEITINEKV
- the flgD gene encoding flagellar hook assembly protein FlgD, whose translation is MYNNTIDQSLFYHNRPREIKNTGEGALGKDDFLKILITQLQNQDPTNPMDDREFISQMAQFSSLEQMTNMNKLLESFIESQTENKLVQNSHLIGKEIQWQPENAMSDRDLVTNVVKAIRQRDGNVSVQLDNGNWILVDQVKQISAGKKD